A genomic segment from Micropterus dolomieu isolate WLL.071019.BEF.003 ecotype Adirondacks linkage group LG03, ASM2129224v1, whole genome shotgun sequence encodes:
- the cblc gene encoding E3 ubiquitin-protein ligase CBL-C isoform X1 has product MAAAGSGASRSPKLSFQTPSSGDLRLVNKAIKRLDKLHELCTNPRLGLRNSPPYLPDLVSESTRLLVQVWEPYRGSRPAGGQVPHGDQAKYLRVHVRNLLDKTDRALLLFKEGREKIFEETSSYRRNLTKLSLLFSHMLWELKAMFSGEFFQGDTYRLTKTEAEEFWRNSFGNKCIVQWNSFKQQLQSVHPFEEGMESMALKSTIDLTCNDHISVFEFDIFTRLFQPWRSLIRNWNQLAVTHPGYMAFLTYDQVIARLEHYLHRPGSYIFRLSCTRMGQWAIGHVTKEGSIVQTIPQNTPLYQALIQGFKEGCYLYPDGRDVNLDLTSLCEPAERGKVKVTEEQYELYCEIGSTFQLCKICAERDKDTRIQPCGHLLCKPCLRGWQQKSAGHTCPYCRCDIRGTESIFVEPYLPGSGQWEEDVEDDAEEEDHEDIELIIKEMAALRKFSSLDYQVPSSHISAPPLPPKNSTAPPCPSSSSQSQTSETRTPPKHSHLQAHSGNEAHRRHKQHTNRCQGEESYSSEEENSGGLPPSYQLSHSAEFLTEAMFSSSSQKDGNRAAWLGPSSPVRQRRRYKEREERRKEKYGLAEMTRTMSS; this is encoded by the exons ATGGCGGCAGCAGGTTCAGGAGCCTCCAGGAGCCCGAAATTGAGCTTCCAGACCCCTAGCAGTGGAGACTTGCGGCTAGTGAACAAGGCCATCAAAAGACTGGATAAGCTCCACGAGCTGTGCACTAACCCCCGGCTGGGCCTGAGGAACAGTCCGCCATACCTACCAGACCTGGTATCTGAGAGCACAAGGCTGCTCGTGCAGGTTTGGGAGCCCTACAGAGGCTCCAGGCCGGCAGGCGGTCAGGTACCCCATGGAGACCAGGCCAAGTACCTTAGAGTCCATGTCAGAAATCTGCTGGATAAGACGGACAGGGCCTTGCTGTTGTTTAAAGAGGGACGGGAGAAGATATTTGAGGAAACATCAAGCTACAG GAGGAACTTGACCAAACTGTCCTTGCTGTTCAGCCACATGCTCTGGGAGCTGAAGGCCATGTTTTCAGGGGAATTTTTTCAGGGTGACACCTACAGGCTGACAAAGACAGAGGCTGAGGAGTTTTGGAGGAATTCATTTGGCAACAA GTGTATAGTGCAGTGGAATAGTTTtaaacagcagctgcagagcGTACATCCATTTGAGGAAGGGATGGAGTCCATGGCTCTGAAGTCAACTATAGATCTCACCTGTAATGACCACATCTCCGTGTTCGAGTTTGACATCTTCACTAGACTGTTTCAG CCCTGGAGGTCACTCATAAGGAACTGGAACCAGCTAGCAGTGACTCATCCAGGCTACATGGCCTTCCTCACCTATGACCAGGTTATAGCTCGCCTGGAACACTACCTGCATAGACCTGGGAG CTATATCTTTCGTCTGAGCTGCACAAGAATGGGCCAGTGGGCTATTGGCCATGTGACAAAAGAAGGTAGCATCGTCCAGACCATCCCCCAGAATACACCTCTCTACCAGGCACTCATTCAGGGCTTCAAGGAAGGCTG TTACCTCTACCCAGATGGCCGCGATGTAAACCTCGACCTGACAAGCTTGTGTGAACCGGCCGAGAGGGGCAAAGTCAAAGTAACAGAA GAGCAGTATGAGCTTTATTGTGAGATTGGCAGCACCTTCCAGCTGTGTAAGATCTGTGCAGAGAGGGATAAGGACACTCGTATCCAGCCCTGTGGGCATCTCCTGTGCAAACCCTGCCTCAGAGGCTGGCAG CAGAAGTCAGCTGGCCACACCTGCCCATACTGTCGTTGCGACATCAGAGGAACAGAGTCCATCTTCGTCGAGCCCTACCTGCCAGGCAGCGGTCAGTGGGAGGAGGACGTTGAGGATGACGCAGAGGAGGAGGACCATGAGGACATTGAACTGATAATAAAGGAAATGGCTGCCTTGAGGAAG TTCTCAAGTTTGGATTACCAGGTTCCCAGCTCCCACATCAGCGCTCCACCTCTGCCCCCTAAAAACAGCACAGCCCCACCATGTCCATCTAGCTccagccaatcacagacatCAGAAACAAGGACACCACCTAAACACTCTCACTTG cagGCTCACAGTGGTAATGAAGCACATAGaagacacaaacaacacacaaacag GTGTCAGGGAGAGGAGTCATATAGCAGTGAGGAGGAGAACTCTGGTGGGCTGCCTCCGTCATACCAACTCTCCCACAG TGCTGAATTCCTCACAGAAGCaatgttttcttcttcctctcagAAGGATGGCAACA gagCAGCATGGCTCGGACCCTCCAGCCCAGTCAGACAGAGACGAAGATataaagagagggaggagaggagaaaagaaaaatatggcCTGGCAGAGATGACAAGAACAATGTCGTCCtga
- the cblc gene encoding E3 ubiquitin-protein ligase CBL-C isoform X4 translates to MAAAGSGASRSPKLSFQTPSSGDLRLVNKAIKRLDKLHELCTNPRLGLRNSPPYLPDLVSESTRLLVQVWEPYRGSRPAGGQVPHGDQAKYLRVHVRNLLDKTDRALLLFKEGREKIFEETSSYRRNLTKLSLLFSHMLWELKAMFSGEFFQGDTYRLTKTEAEEFWRNSFGNKCIVQWNSFKQQLQSVHPFEEGMESMALKSTIDLTCNDHISVFEFDIFTRLFQPWRSLIRNWNQLAVTHPGYMAFLTYDQVIARLEHYLHRPGSYIFRLSCTRMGQWAIGHVTKEGSIVQTIPQNTPLYQALIQGFKEGCYLYPDGRDVNLDLTSLCEPAERGKVKVTEEQYELYCEIGSTFQLCKICAERDKDTRIQPCGHLLCKPCLRGWQQKSAGHTCPYCRCDIRGTESIFVEPYLPGSGQWEEDVEDDAEEEDHEDIELIIKEMAALRKFSSLDYQVPSSHISAPPLPPKNSTAPPCPSSSSQSQTSETRTPPKHSHLQAHSGNEAHRRHKQHTNRCQGEESYSSEEENSGGLPPSYQLSHRRMATEQHGSDPPAQSDRDEDIKRGRRGEKKNMAWQR, encoded by the exons ATGGCGGCAGCAGGTTCAGGAGCCTCCAGGAGCCCGAAATTGAGCTTCCAGACCCCTAGCAGTGGAGACTTGCGGCTAGTGAACAAGGCCATCAAAAGACTGGATAAGCTCCACGAGCTGTGCACTAACCCCCGGCTGGGCCTGAGGAACAGTCCGCCATACCTACCAGACCTGGTATCTGAGAGCACAAGGCTGCTCGTGCAGGTTTGGGAGCCCTACAGAGGCTCCAGGCCGGCAGGCGGTCAGGTACCCCATGGAGACCAGGCCAAGTACCTTAGAGTCCATGTCAGAAATCTGCTGGATAAGACGGACAGGGCCTTGCTGTTGTTTAAAGAGGGACGGGAGAAGATATTTGAGGAAACATCAAGCTACAG GAGGAACTTGACCAAACTGTCCTTGCTGTTCAGCCACATGCTCTGGGAGCTGAAGGCCATGTTTTCAGGGGAATTTTTTCAGGGTGACACCTACAGGCTGACAAAGACAGAGGCTGAGGAGTTTTGGAGGAATTCATTTGGCAACAA GTGTATAGTGCAGTGGAATAGTTTtaaacagcagctgcagagcGTACATCCATTTGAGGAAGGGATGGAGTCCATGGCTCTGAAGTCAACTATAGATCTCACCTGTAATGACCACATCTCCGTGTTCGAGTTTGACATCTTCACTAGACTGTTTCAG CCCTGGAGGTCACTCATAAGGAACTGGAACCAGCTAGCAGTGACTCATCCAGGCTACATGGCCTTCCTCACCTATGACCAGGTTATAGCTCGCCTGGAACACTACCTGCATAGACCTGGGAG CTATATCTTTCGTCTGAGCTGCACAAGAATGGGCCAGTGGGCTATTGGCCATGTGACAAAAGAAGGTAGCATCGTCCAGACCATCCCCCAGAATACACCTCTCTACCAGGCACTCATTCAGGGCTTCAAGGAAGGCTG TTACCTCTACCCAGATGGCCGCGATGTAAACCTCGACCTGACAAGCTTGTGTGAACCGGCCGAGAGGGGCAAAGTCAAAGTAACAGAA GAGCAGTATGAGCTTTATTGTGAGATTGGCAGCACCTTCCAGCTGTGTAAGATCTGTGCAGAGAGGGATAAGGACACTCGTATCCAGCCCTGTGGGCATCTCCTGTGCAAACCCTGCCTCAGAGGCTGGCAG CAGAAGTCAGCTGGCCACACCTGCCCATACTGTCGTTGCGACATCAGAGGAACAGAGTCCATCTTCGTCGAGCCCTACCTGCCAGGCAGCGGTCAGTGGGAGGAGGACGTTGAGGATGACGCAGAGGAGGAGGACCATGAGGACATTGAACTGATAATAAAGGAAATGGCTGCCTTGAGGAAG TTCTCAAGTTTGGATTACCAGGTTCCCAGCTCCCACATCAGCGCTCCACCTCTGCCCCCTAAAAACAGCACAGCCCCACCATGTCCATCTAGCTccagccaatcacagacatCAGAAACAAGGACACCACCTAAACACTCTCACTTG cagGCTCACAGTGGTAATGAAGCACATAGaagacacaaacaacacacaaacag GTGTCAGGGAGAGGAGTCATATAGCAGTGAGGAGGAGAACTCTGGTGGGCTGCCTCCGTCATACCAACTCTCCCACAG AAGGATGGCAACA gagCAGCATGGCTCGGACCCTCCAGCCCAGTCAGACAGAGACGAAGATataaagagagggaggagaggagaaaagaaaaatatggcCTGGCAGAGATGA
- the cblc gene encoding E3 ubiquitin-protein ligase CBL-C isoform X5 translates to MAAAGSGASRSPKLSFQTPSSGDLRLVNKAIKRLDKLHELCTNPRLGLRNSPPYLPDLVSESTRLLVQVWEPYRGSRPAGGQVPHGDQAKYLRVHVRNLLDKTDRALLLFKEGREKIFEETSSYRRNLTKLSLLFSHMLWELKAMFSGEFFQGDTYRLTKTEAEEFWRNSFGNKCIVQWNSFKQQLQSVHPFEEGMESMALKSTIDLTCNDHISVFEFDIFTRLFQPWRSLIRNWNQLAVTHPGYMAFLTYDQVIARLEHYLHRPGSYIFRLSCTRMGQWAIGHVTKEGSIVQTIPQNTPLYQALIQGFKEGCYLYPDGRDVNLDLTSLCEPAERGKVKVTEEQYELYCEIGSTFQLCKICAERDKDTRIQPCGHLLCKPCLRGWQQKSAGHTCPYCRCDIRGTESIFVEPYLPGSGQWEEDVEDDAEEEDHEDIELIIKEMAALRKFSSLDYQVPSSHISAPPLPPKNSTAPPCPSSSSQSQTSETRTPPKHSHLQAHSGNEAHRRHKQHTNRCQGEESYSSEEENSGGLPPSYQLSHRSSMARTLQPSQTETKI, encoded by the exons ATGGCGGCAGCAGGTTCAGGAGCCTCCAGGAGCCCGAAATTGAGCTTCCAGACCCCTAGCAGTGGAGACTTGCGGCTAGTGAACAAGGCCATCAAAAGACTGGATAAGCTCCACGAGCTGTGCACTAACCCCCGGCTGGGCCTGAGGAACAGTCCGCCATACCTACCAGACCTGGTATCTGAGAGCACAAGGCTGCTCGTGCAGGTTTGGGAGCCCTACAGAGGCTCCAGGCCGGCAGGCGGTCAGGTACCCCATGGAGACCAGGCCAAGTACCTTAGAGTCCATGTCAGAAATCTGCTGGATAAGACGGACAGGGCCTTGCTGTTGTTTAAAGAGGGACGGGAGAAGATATTTGAGGAAACATCAAGCTACAG GAGGAACTTGACCAAACTGTCCTTGCTGTTCAGCCACATGCTCTGGGAGCTGAAGGCCATGTTTTCAGGGGAATTTTTTCAGGGTGACACCTACAGGCTGACAAAGACAGAGGCTGAGGAGTTTTGGAGGAATTCATTTGGCAACAA GTGTATAGTGCAGTGGAATAGTTTtaaacagcagctgcagagcGTACATCCATTTGAGGAAGGGATGGAGTCCATGGCTCTGAAGTCAACTATAGATCTCACCTGTAATGACCACATCTCCGTGTTCGAGTTTGACATCTTCACTAGACTGTTTCAG CCCTGGAGGTCACTCATAAGGAACTGGAACCAGCTAGCAGTGACTCATCCAGGCTACATGGCCTTCCTCACCTATGACCAGGTTATAGCTCGCCTGGAACACTACCTGCATAGACCTGGGAG CTATATCTTTCGTCTGAGCTGCACAAGAATGGGCCAGTGGGCTATTGGCCATGTGACAAAAGAAGGTAGCATCGTCCAGACCATCCCCCAGAATACACCTCTCTACCAGGCACTCATTCAGGGCTTCAAGGAAGGCTG TTACCTCTACCCAGATGGCCGCGATGTAAACCTCGACCTGACAAGCTTGTGTGAACCGGCCGAGAGGGGCAAAGTCAAAGTAACAGAA GAGCAGTATGAGCTTTATTGTGAGATTGGCAGCACCTTCCAGCTGTGTAAGATCTGTGCAGAGAGGGATAAGGACACTCGTATCCAGCCCTGTGGGCATCTCCTGTGCAAACCCTGCCTCAGAGGCTGGCAG CAGAAGTCAGCTGGCCACACCTGCCCATACTGTCGTTGCGACATCAGAGGAACAGAGTCCATCTTCGTCGAGCCCTACCTGCCAGGCAGCGGTCAGTGGGAGGAGGACGTTGAGGATGACGCAGAGGAGGAGGACCATGAGGACATTGAACTGATAATAAAGGAAATGGCTGCCTTGAGGAAG TTCTCAAGTTTGGATTACCAGGTTCCCAGCTCCCACATCAGCGCTCCACCTCTGCCCCCTAAAAACAGCACAGCCCCACCATGTCCATCTAGCTccagccaatcacagacatCAGAAACAAGGACACCACCTAAACACTCTCACTTG cagGCTCACAGTGGTAATGAAGCACATAGaagacacaaacaacacacaaacag GTGTCAGGGAGAGGAGTCATATAGCAGTGAGGAGGAGAACTCTGGTGGGCTGCCTCCGTCATACCAACTCTCCCACAG gagCAGCATGGCTCGGACCCTCCAGCCCAGTCAGACAGAGACGAAGATataa
- the cblc gene encoding E3 ubiquitin-protein ligase CBL-C isoform X3 gives MAAAGSGASRSPKLSFQTPSSGDLRLVNKAIKRLDKLHELCTNPRLGLRNSPPYLPDLVSESTRLLVQVWEPYRGSRPAGGQVPHGDQAKYLRVHVRNLLDKTDRALLLFKEGREKIFEETSSYRRNLTKLSLLFSHMLWELKAMFSGEFFQGDTYRLTKTEAEEFWRNSFGNKCIVQWNSFKQQLQSVHPFEEGMESMALKSTIDLTCNDHISVFEFDIFTRLFQPWRSLIRNWNQLAVTHPGYMAFLTYDQVIARLEHYLHRPGSYIFRLSCTRMGQWAIGHVTKEGSIVQTIPQNTPLYQALIQGFKEGCYLYPDGRDVNLDLTSLCEPAERGKVKVTEEQYELYCEIGSTFQLCKICAERDKDTRIQPCGHLLCKPCLRGWQQKSAGHTCPYCRCDIRGTESIFVEPYLPGSGQWEEDVEDDAEEEDHEDIELIIKEMAALRKFSSLDYQVPSSHISAPPLPPKNSTAPPCPSSSSQSQTSETRTPPKHSHLAHSGNEAHRRHKQHTNRCQGEESYSSEEENSGGLPPSYQLSHSAEFLTEAMFSSSSQKDGNRAAWLGPSSPVRQRRRYKEREERRKEKYGLAEMTRTMSS, from the exons ATGGCGGCAGCAGGTTCAGGAGCCTCCAGGAGCCCGAAATTGAGCTTCCAGACCCCTAGCAGTGGAGACTTGCGGCTAGTGAACAAGGCCATCAAAAGACTGGATAAGCTCCACGAGCTGTGCACTAACCCCCGGCTGGGCCTGAGGAACAGTCCGCCATACCTACCAGACCTGGTATCTGAGAGCACAAGGCTGCTCGTGCAGGTTTGGGAGCCCTACAGAGGCTCCAGGCCGGCAGGCGGTCAGGTACCCCATGGAGACCAGGCCAAGTACCTTAGAGTCCATGTCAGAAATCTGCTGGATAAGACGGACAGGGCCTTGCTGTTGTTTAAAGAGGGACGGGAGAAGATATTTGAGGAAACATCAAGCTACAG GAGGAACTTGACCAAACTGTCCTTGCTGTTCAGCCACATGCTCTGGGAGCTGAAGGCCATGTTTTCAGGGGAATTTTTTCAGGGTGACACCTACAGGCTGACAAAGACAGAGGCTGAGGAGTTTTGGAGGAATTCATTTGGCAACAA GTGTATAGTGCAGTGGAATAGTTTtaaacagcagctgcagagcGTACATCCATTTGAGGAAGGGATGGAGTCCATGGCTCTGAAGTCAACTATAGATCTCACCTGTAATGACCACATCTCCGTGTTCGAGTTTGACATCTTCACTAGACTGTTTCAG CCCTGGAGGTCACTCATAAGGAACTGGAACCAGCTAGCAGTGACTCATCCAGGCTACATGGCCTTCCTCACCTATGACCAGGTTATAGCTCGCCTGGAACACTACCTGCATAGACCTGGGAG CTATATCTTTCGTCTGAGCTGCACAAGAATGGGCCAGTGGGCTATTGGCCATGTGACAAAAGAAGGTAGCATCGTCCAGACCATCCCCCAGAATACACCTCTCTACCAGGCACTCATTCAGGGCTTCAAGGAAGGCTG TTACCTCTACCCAGATGGCCGCGATGTAAACCTCGACCTGACAAGCTTGTGTGAACCGGCCGAGAGGGGCAAAGTCAAAGTAACAGAA GAGCAGTATGAGCTTTATTGTGAGATTGGCAGCACCTTCCAGCTGTGTAAGATCTGTGCAGAGAGGGATAAGGACACTCGTATCCAGCCCTGTGGGCATCTCCTGTGCAAACCCTGCCTCAGAGGCTGGCAG CAGAAGTCAGCTGGCCACACCTGCCCATACTGTCGTTGCGACATCAGAGGAACAGAGTCCATCTTCGTCGAGCCCTACCTGCCAGGCAGCGGTCAGTGGGAGGAGGACGTTGAGGATGACGCAGAGGAGGAGGACCATGAGGACATTGAACTGATAATAAAGGAAATGGCTGCCTTGAGGAAG TTCTCAAGTTTGGATTACCAGGTTCCCAGCTCCCACATCAGCGCTCCACCTCTGCCCCCTAAAAACAGCACAGCCCCACCATGTCCATCTAGCTccagccaatcacagacatCAGAAACAAGGACACCACCTAAACACTCTCACTTG GCTCACAGTGGTAATGAAGCACATAGaagacacaaacaacacacaaacag GTGTCAGGGAGAGGAGTCATATAGCAGTGAGGAGGAGAACTCTGGTGGGCTGCCTCCGTCATACCAACTCTCCCACAG TGCTGAATTCCTCACAGAAGCaatgttttcttcttcctctcagAAGGATGGCAACA gagCAGCATGGCTCGGACCCTCCAGCCCAGTCAGACAGAGACGAAGATataaagagagggaggagaggagaaaagaaaaatatggcCTGGCAGAGATGACAAGAACAATGTCGTCCtga
- the cblc gene encoding E3 ubiquitin-protein ligase CBL-C isoform X2: MAAAGSGASRSPKLSFQTPSSGDLRLVNKAIKRLDKLHELCTNPRLGLRNSPPYLPDLVSESTRLLVQVWEPYRGSRPAGGQVPHGDQAKYLRVHVRNLLDKTDRALLLFKEGREKIFEETSSYRRNLTKLSLLFSHMLWELKAMFSGEFFQGDTYRLTKTEAEEFWRNSFGNKCIVQWNSFKQQLQSVHPFEEGMESMALKSTIDLTCNDHISVFEFDIFTRLFQPWRSLIRNWNQLAVTHPGYMAFLTYDQVIARLEHYLHRPGSYIFRLSCTRMGQWAIGHVTKEGSIVQTIPQNTPLYQALIQGFKEGCYLYPDGRDVNLDLTSLCEPAERGKVKVTEEQYELYCEIGSTFQLCKICAERDKDTRIQPCGHLLCKPCLRGWQKSAGHTCPYCRCDIRGTESIFVEPYLPGSGQWEEDVEDDAEEEDHEDIELIIKEMAALRKFSSLDYQVPSSHISAPPLPPKNSTAPPCPSSSSQSQTSETRTPPKHSHLQAHSGNEAHRRHKQHTNRCQGEESYSSEEENSGGLPPSYQLSHSAEFLTEAMFSSSSQKDGNRAAWLGPSSPVRQRRRYKEREERRKEKYGLAEMTRTMSS, translated from the exons ATGGCGGCAGCAGGTTCAGGAGCCTCCAGGAGCCCGAAATTGAGCTTCCAGACCCCTAGCAGTGGAGACTTGCGGCTAGTGAACAAGGCCATCAAAAGACTGGATAAGCTCCACGAGCTGTGCACTAACCCCCGGCTGGGCCTGAGGAACAGTCCGCCATACCTACCAGACCTGGTATCTGAGAGCACAAGGCTGCTCGTGCAGGTTTGGGAGCCCTACAGAGGCTCCAGGCCGGCAGGCGGTCAGGTACCCCATGGAGACCAGGCCAAGTACCTTAGAGTCCATGTCAGAAATCTGCTGGATAAGACGGACAGGGCCTTGCTGTTGTTTAAAGAGGGACGGGAGAAGATATTTGAGGAAACATCAAGCTACAG GAGGAACTTGACCAAACTGTCCTTGCTGTTCAGCCACATGCTCTGGGAGCTGAAGGCCATGTTTTCAGGGGAATTTTTTCAGGGTGACACCTACAGGCTGACAAAGACAGAGGCTGAGGAGTTTTGGAGGAATTCATTTGGCAACAA GTGTATAGTGCAGTGGAATAGTTTtaaacagcagctgcagagcGTACATCCATTTGAGGAAGGGATGGAGTCCATGGCTCTGAAGTCAACTATAGATCTCACCTGTAATGACCACATCTCCGTGTTCGAGTTTGACATCTTCACTAGACTGTTTCAG CCCTGGAGGTCACTCATAAGGAACTGGAACCAGCTAGCAGTGACTCATCCAGGCTACATGGCCTTCCTCACCTATGACCAGGTTATAGCTCGCCTGGAACACTACCTGCATAGACCTGGGAG CTATATCTTTCGTCTGAGCTGCACAAGAATGGGCCAGTGGGCTATTGGCCATGTGACAAAAGAAGGTAGCATCGTCCAGACCATCCCCCAGAATACACCTCTCTACCAGGCACTCATTCAGGGCTTCAAGGAAGGCTG TTACCTCTACCCAGATGGCCGCGATGTAAACCTCGACCTGACAAGCTTGTGTGAACCGGCCGAGAGGGGCAAAGTCAAAGTAACAGAA GAGCAGTATGAGCTTTATTGTGAGATTGGCAGCACCTTCCAGCTGTGTAAGATCTGTGCAGAGAGGGATAAGGACACTCGTATCCAGCCCTGTGGGCATCTCCTGTGCAAACCCTGCCTCAGAGGCTGGCAG AAGTCAGCTGGCCACACCTGCCCATACTGTCGTTGCGACATCAGAGGAACAGAGTCCATCTTCGTCGAGCCCTACCTGCCAGGCAGCGGTCAGTGGGAGGAGGACGTTGAGGATGACGCAGAGGAGGAGGACCATGAGGACATTGAACTGATAATAAAGGAAATGGCTGCCTTGAGGAAG TTCTCAAGTTTGGATTACCAGGTTCCCAGCTCCCACATCAGCGCTCCACCTCTGCCCCCTAAAAACAGCACAGCCCCACCATGTCCATCTAGCTccagccaatcacagacatCAGAAACAAGGACACCACCTAAACACTCTCACTTG cagGCTCACAGTGGTAATGAAGCACATAGaagacacaaacaacacacaaacag GTGTCAGGGAGAGGAGTCATATAGCAGTGAGGAGGAGAACTCTGGTGGGCTGCCTCCGTCATACCAACTCTCCCACAG TGCTGAATTCCTCACAGAAGCaatgttttcttcttcctctcagAAGGATGGCAACA gagCAGCATGGCTCGGACCCTCCAGCCCAGTCAGACAGAGACGAAGATataaagagagggaggagaggagaaaagaaaaatatggcCTGGCAGAGATGACAAGAACAATGTCGTCCtga
- the LOC123968041 gene encoding trypsin-like — protein sequence MSPVYLPTRLQCLNVPIVHDQDCENAYPGMITRRMVCAGYMDGGRDVCNGDSGSPLVCAGEVHGLVSWGQGCAMPNYPAVYVKVCEFLYWIEDTLAANP from the exons ATGTCTCCAG TCTACTTGCCCACCCGTCTGCAGTGTCTGAACGTACCCATAGTTCACGACCAGGACTGTGAAAACGCTTATCCTGGCATGATCACACGCAGGATGGTGTGTGCCGGATACATGGATGGGGGCAGAGATGTATGCAAT GGTGACTCCGGCAGCCCTCTGGTTTGTGCTGGAGAGGTCCACGGGCTGGTGTCATGGGGTCAGGGATGTGCCATGCCTAACTACCCCGCAGTCTACGTCAAAGTGTGCGAGTTCCTCTACTGGATTGAGGACACCCTGGCAGCCAACCCCTGA
- the LOC123967726 gene encoding trypsin-like, which translates to MGLLALLLMVGAAAAVPREDGRIIGGQDCEPHSRPYMASLNYGYHFCGGVLINSQWVLSVAHCWYNPYAMQIMLGEHDVRVFEGTEQLMKTENIIWHPSYDYQTLDYDIMLIKLFHPVEVTAAVAPIPLPKACPMGGLPCSVSGWGNMAMNGEVYLPTRLQCLNVPIVHDQDCENAYPGMITRRMVCAGYMDGGRDVCNGDSGSPLVCAGEVHGLVSWGQGCAMPNYPAVYVKVCEFLYWIEDTLAANP; encoded by the exons ATGGGACTGCTGGCTCTGCTGCTGATGGTCGGAGCTGCTg CTGCAGTTCCCCGCGAAGATGGCAGAATCATTGGTGGGCAGGACTGTGAACCTCACTCTCGTCCATACATGGCCTCCCTTAACTATGGATACCACTTCTGCGGTGGGGTTCTCATCAACAGTCAGTGGGTTCTCTCTGTTGCCCACTGTTGGTACAA tcCCTATGCCATGCAGATCATGTTGGGAGAACACGACGTGCGAGTGTTTGAGGGTACAGAGCAGCTCATGAAGACTGAAAACATCATCTGGCACCCTAG TTACGACTACCAGACTCTGGATTATGACATCATGCTGATCAAGCTCTTCCACCCAGTAGAGGTGACGGCGGCAGTCGCACCCATCCCATTGCCCAAAGCTTGCCCAATGGGGGGGCTCCCCTGCTCTGTGTCTGGCTGGGGTAACATGGCCATGAATGGCGAGG TCTACTTGCCCACCCGTCTGCAGTGTCTGAACGTACCCATAGTTCACGACCAGGACTGTGAAAACGCTTATCCTGGCATGATCACACGCAGGATGGTGTGTGCCGGATACATGGATGGGGGCAGAGATGTATGCAAT GGTGACTCCGGCAGCCCTCTGGTTTGTGCTGGAGAGGTCCACGGGCTGGTGTCATGGGGTCAGGGATGTGCCATGCCTAACTACCCCGCAGTCTACGTCAAAGTGTGCGAGTTCCTCTACTGGATTGAGGACACCCTGGCAGCCAACCCCTGA
- the LOC123967724 gene encoding trypsin-2-like → MIGLIVLTLLGAAAAAPVDDRIVGGYQCEAHSKPWQVSLNIGYHFCGGSLINNQWIVSAAHCWQNPFSQIAVLGDNHIWMNEGTEQYMSVDAIYWHQSYDYQTLDYDIMLMKLAHPVTVNQYVKPIALPKACPTPGDMCTVSGWGNIYTDQVFNPFYLQCVEVPILSNKDCQGSYPGMITDRMVCAGYLEGGKDSCQGDSGGPLVCNGQLQGIVSWGQGCAQPNYPGVYTKVCSLMPWINDILSRYS, encoded by the exons ATGATTGGCCTGATTGTTCTCACACTCCTGGGTGCTGCAG CTGCAGCCCCTGTGGATGACAGGATTGTGGGTGGCTACCAGTGTGAAGCCCACTCAAAACCCTGGCAGGTGTCTCTAAATATCGGCTATCACTTCTGCGGCGGTTCCCTAATCAACAACCAGTGGATCGTCTCTGCTGCACACTGCTGGCAAAA CCCATTTTCACAGATTGCTGTCTTGGGTGACAACCACATCTGGATGAACGAGGGCACAGAGCAGTACATGTCAGTGGATGCCATCTACTGGCATCAGAGTTATGATTACCAGACCCTAGACTACGACATCATGCTGATGAAACTTGCACACCCTGTCACCGTGAACCAGTATGTCAAGCCTATCGCCTTGCCCAAAGCCTGCCCCACACCTGGGGACATGTGCACAGTGTCAGGATGGGGGAACATCTATACTGATCAAG TGTTCAATCCTTTTTACCTTCAGTGTGTGGAAGTCCCCATTCTGTCTAACAAGGACTGTCAAGGTTCCTACCCTGGCATGATTACTGATCGCATGGTGTGCGCTGGATACctggagggagggaaggatTCTTGTCAG GGTGACTCTGGTGGTCCTCTGGTGTGTAATGGGCAGCTGCAGGGTATTGTCTCTTGGGGCCAGGGCTGCGCTCAGCCTAACTACCCGGGCGTTTACACCAAAGTATGTTCTCTGATGCCCTGGATCAACGACATTCTCTCCAGATACAGCTAG